Proteins encoded within one genomic window of Haladaptatus sp. QDMS2:
- a CDS encoding HVO_0416 family zinc finger protein, with the protein MASAPNDTVFDEFLSQRGHETASVGWQQNYNKLQCPECMGLHDTDATECSVCGWTPRTV; encoded by the coding sequence ATGGCCTCAGCACCGAACGATACCGTATTCGACGAGTTCCTGTCGCAACGTGGCCACGAAACTGCTTCCGTCGGTTGGCAGCAGAACTATAACAAACTCCAGTGCCCAGAGTGTATGGGGCTTCACGATACAGACGCGACAGAGTGTTCGGTCTGCGGATGGACCCCGCGAACGGTATAA
- a CDS encoding carboxypeptidase M32 gives MASDTPDAYDTLLSKYGRISNLEYASHLLSWDQQVMMPPGGTGARSRQLSALSATSHELLTADEIGNLLSSLDGNVSGEQAAAVREIRRQYERATRVPTSLVEEISSATSEALPVWEKAKDRDDFGSFAPTLQRMVELKREYAAHIDPDADPYAVLFADYEPYIELDTADRVLTRLRDNLVPLIEDIAASGVEAPRPFQGTFDTGVQNELCRDALSLLGYDWERGRLDSSSHPFSTGTQFDSRITTRFQEHDPIDALTATIHEFGHAQYTLGLPQDAYGSPLGEARDLTVHESQSRLWENHIGRSRAFWERFLPSFKDRFPQVGDVSTDDAYRAVNRVYDDNFIRVEADELTYHMHIVLRFEIEQALIHGDIEVSEVPQVWNDKMEEYLGIRPETDAQGCLQDIHWSHGSFGYFPTYSLGSVLSAQLFSRVEDAIPDVYDRAREGSFDALHEWLNTNVHDHGKRYTTPELVKEATGEAYTADYFIDYTTKKYSDLYALD, from the coding sequence ATGGCATCGGACACACCCGACGCATACGACACCCTTCTCTCGAAGTACGGTCGAATCTCGAACCTCGAATACGCGAGCCACCTGCTCTCGTGGGACCAGCAGGTCATGATGCCGCCAGGCGGCACCGGTGCGCGTTCTCGCCAACTCTCTGCGCTCTCTGCGACGAGCCACGAACTACTCACGGCGGACGAAATCGGCAACCTACTCTCCTCGCTCGACGGTAACGTCTCCGGCGAACAGGCCGCTGCCGTCCGCGAAATCCGCCGCCAGTACGAGCGGGCCACCCGCGTTCCGACGTCGCTCGTCGAAGAGATTTCGAGCGCCACCTCCGAGGCACTCCCCGTCTGGGAGAAGGCAAAGGACAGAGACGACTTCGGGTCGTTCGCGCCGACGCTCCAACGCATGGTCGAACTGAAACGTGAATACGCCGCCCACATCGACCCGGACGCAGACCCCTACGCCGTCCTCTTTGCCGACTACGAACCCTACATCGAACTCGACACCGCAGACCGCGTCCTCACCCGGCTCCGAGACAACCTCGTTCCCCTCATCGAAGACATCGCCGCGAGTGGGGTCGAAGCCCCCCGCCCCTTCCAGGGAACCTTCGACACGGGCGTCCAGAACGAACTCTGTCGCGACGCACTCTCGCTGTTGGGTTACGACTGGGAGCGCGGCCGCCTCGATTCCTCCAGTCACCCCTTCTCGACCGGGACGCAGTTCGACTCGCGCATCACGACGCGCTTCCAGGAACACGACCCAATCGACGCGCTCACCGCGACCATCCACGAGTTCGGCCACGCCCAGTACACCCTTGGTCTGCCACAGGATGCCTACGGGTCGCCCCTCGGTGAGGCGCGCGACCTGACCGTCCACGAGTCCCAGTCGCGTCTCTGGGAGAACCACATCGGTCGGTCGCGGGCCTTCTGGGAGCGATTCCTGCCGTCGTTCAAAGACCGCTTCCCGCAGGTCGGCGACGTGAGCACGGACGACGCCTACCGCGCGGTCAACCGGGTTTACGATGACAACTTCATCCGCGTCGAGGCGGACGAACTCACCTACCACATGCACATCGTCCTCCGGTTCGAAATTGAGCAGGCGCTCATCCATGGCGACATCGAGGTCTCCGAGGTTCCACAGGTCTGGAACGACAAGATGGAGGAGTACCTCGGCATTCGCCCCGAGACGGACGCACAGGGCTGTCTGCAGGACATCCACTGGAGTCATGGCAGCTTCGGGTACTTCCCGACGTACTCGCTTGGATCCGTCCTTTCGGCGCAGCTCTTTTCGAGGGTCGAAGACGCCATCCCGGATGTTTACGACCGGGCCCGGGAGGGGTCGTTCGATGCGCTCCACGAGTGGCTCAACACGAACGTCCATGACCACGGCAAACGCTACACGACGCCCGAACTGGTGAAGGAAGCGACTGGCGAGGCGTACACGGCGGACTACTTCATCGACTATACGACGAAAAAGTACAGCGACCTGTACGCCCTCGACTGA
- a CDS encoding M20 family metallopeptidase, with protein sequence MTVADLTRDLVSIPSHEDETAVGDIIEEWLRENTDGDVTRDDTGNVIARKGDGDRSLALVGHHDVVAPDDSQVEAGEYVVDTRDGRIYGRGAADMKGAVAAAMVAFRDADPSCELIFASFVGEEVGGTGARAAIDDGFAPDFAIVGEGSTGYSAVGVTDVAVAHKGRRGSTISAEGTAAHASEVESGENAIYRACDAVNVVRDLDFPTAEVLGHAMTGSVAVTEIEGGSGWNVIPASCTVTVDERTVPGGYAPLERVETIEGVSWAVDQDLPPMACDDADFADLVLRAAENAQDVSPEQVTKPHATDAGWLAQAGTTCVICGAAEQGEAHTKDESVSIDTLAVCEAIYREVAETL encoded by the coding sequence ATGACCGTCGCAGACCTCACCCGAGACCTCGTCTCGATTCCGAGCCACGAGGACGAAACGGCTGTCGGAGACATCATCGAAGAGTGGCTTCGCGAGAACACGGACGGCGACGTGACGCGCGACGATACGGGCAACGTCATCGCTCGCAAAGGCGACGGCGACCGGTCGCTCGCCCTCGTCGGCCATCACGACGTGGTCGCGCCAGACGACTCGCAGGTCGAAGCCGGCGAGTACGTCGTCGATACCCGCGACGGGCGCATCTACGGTCGGGGAGCCGCCGACATGAAAGGGGCCGTCGCCGCCGCCATGGTCGCCTTCCGCGACGCCGACCCCTCCTGTGAACTCATCTTTGCGTCGTTCGTCGGCGAAGAGGTCGGCGGAACCGGCGCACGCGCCGCCATCGACGACGGTTTCGCCCCCGATTTCGCCATCGTCGGGGAAGGCTCGACTGGCTACTCGGCGGTGGGCGTCACCGACGTGGCCGTCGCCCACAAGGGACGTCGCGGGAGTACGATTTCCGCCGAAGGCACGGCGGCCCACGCGAGCGAAGTCGAGTCAGGCGAGAACGCAATCTATCGCGCTTGCGACGCCGTGAACGTCGTCCGTGACCTCGACTTTCCGACCGCCGAGGTGCTTGGCCACGCCATGACCGGGAGCGTCGCGGTTACGGAAATTGAGGGCGGGAGTGGCTGGAACGTCATCCCCGCTTCGTGTACTGTGACGGTAGACGAGCGGACGGTTCCCGGCGGCTACGCCCCGCTCGAACGGGTCGAAACAATCGAGGGCGTGTCGTGGGCGGTCGACCAGGACCTCCCGCCGATGGCCTGCGACGACGCCGACTTCGCGGACCTCGTGCTCCGGGCGGCCGAGAACGCACAGGACGTCAGCCCAGAACAGGTCACGAAGCCCCACGCCACAGACGCCGGGTGGCTGGCGCAGGCCGGGACGACCTGCGTCATCTGCGGCGCGGCGGAGCAGGGCGAAGCCCACACGAAAGACGAGAGCGTTTCCATCGACACGCTCGCCGTCTGCGAGGCCATCTACCGCGAAGTCGCAGAGACGCTTTGA
- a CDS encoding PINc/VapC family ATPase: MNVVPDTSVVIDHRVSERVESGEFAGATVYVPEAVVAELESRANDGHESGWEGLGELQKLAALADDGEITVEYVGRRPSSNERGRAKQGEIDALIRDLASEHDATFVTSDVVQSEVAKAKGLDVIYLEPTIRQVGTLEIEEFFDDQTMSVHLKVGVRPMAKRGSVGEMAFEKIREDVLTESELREIAVEIEHGAEDDEEGFVELSEPGMTIVQFRDYRIAIASPPFSDALEITAVRPIVKTSMADYEGADTIKERLLERQRGVLISGSPGAGKSTFGQAVAEFLNDAGFSVKTMEKPRDLQVGPEITQYTELAGSMEKTADSLLMVRPDYTIYDEVRKTSDFSVFADMRLAGVGMVGVVHATRAIDALQRLIGRVELGLIPQVADTVVYIEAGQIAKIYDVTTEVKVPEGLMEEDLARPVIMIRDYETGQPEYEIYTFNRQVVTVPVGATGSRDKGVNKLAKKEIEREIRSIARGHVDVEIKSQSSAVVYVEDKDISYVIGKGGGRIQDVEERLGMSIDVRTLDERPEERKESKPVKGSKSSGEVVTPEISSRHVVISIGTDRAGKTVEVQADGEYLFTATVSRGGDIQVSRGSAIAEELERAIDHGKQISVISS; this comes from the coding sequence ATGAATGTCGTACCGGATACGAGTGTGGTCATCGACCACCGCGTGTCCGAACGAGTCGAAAGCGGCGAATTCGCTGGCGCGACCGTTTACGTTCCGGAAGCAGTCGTTGCAGAGCTGGAGTCGCGGGCCAACGACGGCCACGAGAGTGGCTGGGAAGGCCTCGGCGAACTCCAGAAGCTCGCAGCACTCGCCGACGACGGCGAGATTACCGTCGAGTACGTCGGCCGCCGGCCGAGTTCCAACGAGCGCGGGCGAGCGAAACAAGGTGAAATCGACGCGCTGATTCGCGACCTCGCCTCGGAACACGACGCCACGTTCGTAACGAGCGACGTCGTCCAAAGCGAAGTTGCGAAGGCGAAAGGCCTCGACGTCATCTACCTGGAGCCGACCATCCGGCAGGTCGGCACTCTCGAAATCGAGGAGTTCTTCGACGACCAGACGATGTCCGTCCACCTCAAGGTGGGCGTCCGTCCGATGGCGAAACGCGGCTCCGTCGGCGAGATGGCCTTCGAGAAGATTCGCGAAGACGTGCTCACCGAGAGCGAACTCCGCGAGATTGCCGTCGAAATCGAACACGGTGCCGAGGACGACGAGGAAGGCTTCGTCGAACTTTCCGAACCCGGCATGACCATCGTGCAGTTTCGCGACTACCGCATCGCCATCGCCTCGCCGCCGTTTTCCGACGCACTCGAAATCACGGCCGTTCGGCCAATCGTCAAGACCTCGATGGCAGACTACGAGGGCGCAGACACCATCAAAGAGCGCCTCCTCGAACGCCAGCGCGGCGTGCTCATCTCCGGGTCCCCCGGCGCCGGGAAGTCCACCTTCGGCCAGGCCGTCGCCGAGTTCCTGAACGACGCCGGATTCTCCGTCAAGACGATGGAGAAACCCCGCGACTTGCAGGTCGGCCCCGAGATTACCCAGTACACGGAACTCGCCGGGTCGATGGAGAAGACCGCAGACTCCCTGCTGATGGTCCGGCCTGACTACACCATCTACGACGAGGTGCGAAAGACGAGCGACTTCTCCGTGTTCGCAGACATGCGCCTCGCCGGTGTCGGGATGGTCGGCGTCGTCCACGCGACCCGCGCTATCGACGCCCTCCAGCGCCTCATCGGACGGGTCGAACTCGGCTTGATTCCGCAGGTCGCAGACACCGTCGTCTACATCGAGGCCGGACAAATCGCCAAAATCTACGACGTGACGACCGAGGTCAAGGTCCCCGAGGGCCTCATGGAAGAGGACCTCGCCCGTCCCGTCATCATGATTCGCGACTACGAGACCGGCCAGCCCGAGTACGAAATTTACACCTTCAACCGGCAGGTCGTCACCGTCCCCGTCGGCGCGACCGGCAGCCGCGACAAGGGCGTGAACAAACTCGCGAAGAAGGAAATCGAACGCGAGATTCGCTCCATCGCCCGCGGCCACGTGGACGTCGAAATCAAGAGCCAATCGAGCGCCGTCGTGTACGTCGAGGACAAGGACATCTCCTACGTCATCGGCAAGGGCGGCGGCCGGATTCAGGACGTCGAAGAACGCCTCGGCATGAGCATCGACGTGCGAACCCTGGACGAACGTCCCGAGGAACGCAAAGAGTCGAAACCGGTGAAGGGGTCGAAATCGTCGGGTGAGGTCGTGACACCAGAGATTTCCTCACGCCACGTCGTCATCTCCATCGGCACCGACCGCGCCGGTAAGACCGTCGAAGTGCAGGCTGACGGCGAGTACCTGTTCACCGCCACCGTCTCGCGGGGTGGCGACATTCAGGTTTCCCGCGGCAGCGCGATTGCAGAAGAGTTAGAGCGTGCTATCGACCACGGCAAGCAGATTTCGGTCATCTCGTCCTAG
- a CDS encoding helix-turn-helix domain-containing protein, with protein sequence MAETNGEGLSDLPPSAKLVFKVLEYNGPLTQKGIVQESMLSARTVRYALERLEEIGAVSEDVYFADARQNLYEIPAELMAADGGADPAVCDD encoded by the coding sequence ATGGCTGAAACTAATGGGGAGGGACTCTCCGACCTTCCACCGAGCGCGAAACTGGTGTTCAAAGTGCTCGAGTACAACGGGCCGCTCACGCAGAAAGGAATCGTACAAGAGTCGATGCTCTCCGCGCGCACCGTTCGATACGCCCTCGAACGCCTCGAAGAGATTGGCGCGGTGAGCGAGGACGTCTACTTTGCAGACGCCCGACAGAACCTCTACGAGATTCCGGCTGAGCTGATGGCGGCAGACGGCGGCGCGGACCCTGCCGTCTGCGACGACTGA
- a CDS encoding ribosome biogenesis/translation initiation ATPase RLI has translation MAEDSIAVVDLDRCSPDRCNYECANYCPPNRTGKECITQRGEDTVQGKPDQIRISEEICLGETCGICVNKCPFDAIEIINLPQELNQEPTHRYGENAFALYGLPVPEEGRVTGILGPNGIGKSTAVKILSGEIEPNLGDYGNAPGWDAVIDEYRGTELQDFLEALQDGDLTVARKPQYVDQIPKTFDGNTRELLERTDERGVLDQLVDRLSIRPVMDQDIDSISGGELQRVALAATLARDADFYFLDEITPYLDIGQRMTAARLVRELAEEENRSMLVVEHDLAILDMLADTLHIAYGEPGAFGVITSNKSTRNGINEYLQGYLNNENMRIRPNAIKFEEHAPRETAKGDLLVEYPNLKKSYGDGEFSLEVEAGSIYKSEVLGIVGPNGIGKSTLAKILTGDLQPDEGELDWRLDISYKPQYIEIDQPMRVDVFLSSITDDFGSSYWQTEVAGPLQLDRIMEQNLTDLSGGERQRVAIAACLSKDADLYLLDEPSAHLDVEQRVRATTAIRRYAENHDATVMVIDHDIYMIDLLADRLMVFDGEPAVHGHAAPPMEMREGMNEFLSNLNITFRRDERVGRPRINKLDSQLDREQKKAGEYYYAP, from the coding sequence ATGGCCGAAGACAGCATCGCCGTCGTCGATTTAGACCGGTGTTCGCCCGACCGCTGTAACTACGAATGTGCGAACTACTGCCCACCGAACCGGACGGGCAAAGAGTGCATCACACAGCGCGGTGAGGACACCGTTCAGGGCAAACCCGACCAGATTCGCATCTCCGAAGAGATCTGTCTCGGCGAGACCTGTGGCATCTGCGTCAACAAGTGTCCGTTCGACGCCATCGAAATCATCAACCTCCCACAGGAGCTCAATCAGGAGCCGACCCACCGCTACGGCGAGAATGCATTCGCGCTGTACGGCCTGCCGGTTCCGGAGGAGGGACGCGTCACGGGCATCCTCGGACCGAACGGTATCGGTAAATCGACCGCCGTGAAGATTCTCTCCGGCGAAATCGAACCGAACCTCGGCGACTACGGCAACGCCCCCGGCTGGGACGCCGTCATCGACGAGTACCGTGGGACCGAACTCCAGGACTTCCTCGAAGCCCTGCAGGACGGCGACCTCACGGTGGCCCGCAAGCCCCAGTACGTAGACCAGATTCCGAAGACGTTCGACGGCAACACCCGCGAACTGCTCGAACGAACCGACGAACGCGGCGTGCTCGACCAACTGGTCGACCGCCTCTCGATTCGCCCGGTGATGGACCAAGATATCGACTCCATCTCCGGCGGCGAACTCCAGCGCGTGGCCCTCGCGGCGACGCTCGCCCGGGACGCCGACTTCTACTTCCTCGACGAAATCACGCCGTATCTGGACATCGGCCAGCGCATGACCGCGGCGCGACTCGTCCGCGAACTCGCAGAGGAGGAAAACCGTTCGATGCTCGTGGTCGAACACGACCTCGCGATTCTCGACATGCTCGCAGACACCCTCCACATCGCCTACGGTGAACCCGGGGCGTTCGGTGTCATCACGAGCAACAAGTCCACTCGGAATGGCATCAACGAGTACCTCCAAGGCTACCTGAACAACGAGAACATGCGGATTCGCCCGAACGCCATCAAGTTCGAAGAACACGCCCCTCGCGAGACGGCGAAGGGCGACCTGCTCGTCGAGTACCCGAACCTCAAGAAGTCCTACGGCGACGGCGAGTTCAGCCTCGAAGTCGAGGCGGGCAGCATCTACAAGAGCGAAGTGCTCGGCATCGTCGGGCCAAACGGGATTGGGAAGTCCACGCTCGCGAAGATTCTCACGGGCGACCTCCAGCCAGACGAGGGCGAACTCGACTGGCGGCTGGACATCTCCTACAAGCCACAGTACATCGAAATCGACCAGCCGATGCGCGTCGACGTGTTCCTCTCCTCGATTACCGACGACTTCGGCTCGTCGTACTGGCAGACGGAGGTCGCCGGACCGCTCCAACTCGACCGCATCATGGAGCAGAACCTCACCGACCTCTCCGGCGGTGAGCGCCAGCGTGTCGCCATCGCCGCCTGTCTGTCGAAGGACGCAGACCTCTACCTGCTCGACGAACCGTCTGCTCACCTCGACGTCGAGCAGCGCGTTCGGGCAACGACGGCGATTCGCCGCTACGCCGAGAACCACGACGCGACGGTCATGGTCATCGACCACGACATCTACATGATCGACCTGCTCGCAGACCGCCTGATGGTGTTCGACGGTGAACCCGCGGTCCACGGGCACGCCGCCCCGCCGATGGAGATGCGCGAGGGGATGAACGAGTTCCTCTCGAATCTCAACATCACCTTCCGGCGCGACGAGCGCGTCGGCCGTCCACGCATCAACAAACTCGACAGCCAACTCGACCGCGAACAGAAAAAAGCAGGCGAGTACTACTACGCGCCCTGA
- a CDS encoding archaemetzincin family Zn-dependent metalloprotease, whose product MHVDIVPVGEVPALVKREASAGLRAVYGCDVTLHDALDIPDDAFDSSRNQYRAEDFIELASRVGSGDKNIAITAQDLYYRRRNYVFGLAYLSGNGSVISTYRLRTSSDGGFSNRSSEDVFADRVRKEVVHEIGHTLGLEHCDNSRCVMNFSPTVREVDLKEQNLCGTCNRQVL is encoded by the coding sequence ATGCACGTCGACATCGTGCCGGTGGGCGAGGTGCCGGCGCTGGTAAAACGGGAAGCGTCGGCCGGACTTCGGGCAGTCTACGGCTGTGACGTCACCCTCCACGACGCACTCGACATCCCAGACGATGCGTTCGATTCGAGTCGCAACCAATACCGGGCAGAGGACTTCATCGAACTCGCCAGCCGGGTGGGGTCGGGGGACAAAAACATCGCCATCACCGCCCAGGACCTCTACTACCGTCGGCGAAACTACGTCTTCGGACTCGCCTACCTCTCGGGCAACGGCAGCGTCATCTCGACCTACCGCCTCCGAACCTCCTCCGACGGCGGGTTCTCGAATCGCTCCTCCGAGGACGTGTTCGCAGACCGCGTCCGCAAGGAGGTCGTCCACGAAATCGGCCACACACTCGGCCTCGAACACTGCGACAACAGCCGGTGTGTGATGAACTTCTCACCCACCGTGCGCGAGGTTGACTTGAAAGAGCAGAACCTCTGTGGAACGTGTAATCGGCAAGTACTGTAA
- a CDS encoding UPF0146 family protein, whose protein sequence is MDNSTEALVSRLARYDRLVEVGIGRRTDVAAGLVAAGKDVTAVDIYDVPVPDGVTFVIDDVTDPGLGVYDLADCIYALNCPPDLQGAVADIARRVGAEFYFTTLGTDPAVIPATPEMLPDDTLFHALERGRTRYH, encoded by the coding sequence GTGGACAACTCCACCGAGGCACTCGTCTCTCGATTAGCGCGGTACGACCGGTTGGTCGAGGTGGGCATCGGCCGGCGGACCGACGTCGCCGCGGGCCTCGTCGCCGCGGGCAAGGACGTGACAGCGGTCGATATCTACGACGTGCCAGTTCCAGACGGCGTGACGTTCGTGATAGACGACGTCACCGACCCAGGCCTCGGTGTGTACGACCTCGCCGACTGCATCTATGCGCTCAATTGCCCACCGGATTTGCAGGGTGCAGTTGCGGACATCGCCCGCCGCGTGGGCGCTGAGTTCTACTTCACGACGCTCGGGACGGACCCCGCGGTCATCCCCGCGACGCCCGAGATGCTGCCGGACGACACCCTGTTTCACGCACTCGAACGCGGACGAACCCGTTATCACTGA
- a CDS encoding TIGR01548 family HAD-type hydrolase: protein MRVDTVVLDIDGVLVDVADSYRRAIIESVESVYGDTIEKADIQLFKDAGGFNNDWQLTYAAALYILARREGIDLTLEEFTDAIHREGGGLGAAKQVVRALLDEPDAVFDEWEPERLHDVFQHLYLGSDLYEELEGQEPTMETRGFIHDEPVILEAETIDRLTERFDVAVLTGRPEGEAKIALDRVGLDVPDDLRWTMDDWEEGKPDPRALIRLADRTRAAHVAFVGDTLDDVKTALNADRGDGARVYYGIGVLTGGLTGDSGRKKFADVGAAAVLESVNDVADLLD, encoded by the coding sequence ATGCGCGTAGACACGGTCGTCCTCGACATCGACGGCGTGCTCGTCGACGTGGCCGACTCCTACCGGAGAGCCATCATAGAGAGCGTCGAGTCGGTGTATGGCGACACAATCGAGAAGGCCGACATCCAACTGTTCAAGGACGCGGGCGGGTTCAACAACGACTGGCAACTCACCTACGCGGCGGCGCTCTACATCCTCGCCCGCCGCGAAGGAATCGACCTCACGCTCGAAGAATTTACAGACGCCATCCACCGCGAGGGCGGTGGCCTTGGCGCGGCGAAGCAAGTCGTTCGCGCACTCCTCGACGAACCCGACGCTGTGTTCGACGAGTGGGAGCCAGAACGCCTCCACGACGTGTTCCAGCATCTCTACCTCGGAAGTGACCTGTACGAGGAACTCGAAGGTCAGGAGCCGACGATGGAGACCCGCGGGTTTATCCACGACGAACCGGTGATTCTCGAAGCAGAGACCATCGACCGCCTGACCGAGCGATTCGACGTGGCCGTCCTCACCGGGCGACCCGAGGGCGAGGCGAAGATTGCCTTAGACCGCGTGGGACTGGACGTCCCAGACGACCTGCGCTGGACGATGGACGACTGGGAGGAGGGCAAGCCCGACCCACGCGCCCTCATCCGGTTGGCCGACCGGACGCGGGCGGCCCACGTCGCCTTCGTCGGCGACACCTTAGACGACGTGAAGACCGCCCTGAATGCAGATCGCGGCGACGGCGCACGGGTGTACTACGGCATCGGCGTGCTGACCGGCGGCTTGACCGGCGATTCGGGCCGCAAGAAGTTCGCCGACGTGGGCGCGGCGGCAGTGCTCGAATCGGTCAACGACGTGGCCGACTTGCTGGACTAG
- the npdG gene encoding NADPH-dependent F420 reductase, translating to MRIALLGGTGDIGEGLALRWAYDTNHEVVIGSRDPERARGKAEEYMTELDSRGRDVKVTGFTNEMAADRADVVVLAVPAYHLVDTIESVADGLDENTVIVSPAVGMKRDDSGFHYNAPSAGSVTQLAVNAAPEGTPVVGAFHNLPAARLANLDADLDIDTLLVGDDADAKETVRMLAAGIKGLRPLDAGGLGAAAEVESVTPLLINVAMNNDDMHDLGVTFH from the coding sequence ATGCGAATCGCACTCCTCGGCGGCACCGGCGATATCGGCGAAGGACTGGCCCTGCGGTGGGCGTACGACACGAACCACGAGGTCGTCATCGGGTCGCGCGACCCAGAACGCGCTCGTGGGAAAGCAGAAGAGTACATGACCGAACTCGACAGCCGTGGCCGCGACGTGAAGGTGACGGGCTTCACCAACGAGATGGCCGCAGACCGCGCCGACGTAGTCGTCCTCGCGGTTCCGGCCTACCACCTCGTGGACACCATCGAATCGGTCGCAGACGGGTTAGACGAGAACACCGTCATCGTCAGCCCCGCCGTGGGCATGAAACGCGACGACAGCGGCTTTCACTACAACGCACCGAGCGCGGGGAGCGTGACCCAACTCGCCGTAAACGCGGCCCCCGAGGGCACGCCCGTCGTCGGTGCATTCCACAACCTTCCGGCGGCTCGTCTCGCAAATCTCGACGCCGACCTCGACATCGACACGCTTCTCGTCGGCGACGACGCGGACGCGAAAGAGACGGTTCGAATGCTCGCGGCGGGTATCAAGGGCCTGCGGCCGCTCGACGCGGGCGGCCTCGGAGCTGCCGCGGAAGTCGAGAGCGTGACGCCGTTGCTCATCAACGTCGCGATGAACAACGACGACATGCACGACCTCGGCGTCACGTTCCACTAA
- a CDS encoding co-chaperone YbbN has product MTVTLKDFYADWCGPCKTQDPILDELEEDWGDVSFEKVNVDEEQDIANEYQVRSLPTLIIENDDGVVERFVGVTQREDIEAALEKASA; this is encoded by the coding sequence ATGACCGTCACGCTGAAGGATTTCTACGCAGACTGGTGTGGCCCGTGCAAGACGCAGGACCCAATCCTCGACGAACTCGAGGAGGACTGGGGCGACGTCAGCTTCGAGAAGGTGAACGTAGACGAAGAACAGGACATCGCAAACGAGTACCAGGTTCGCTCGCTCCCGACACTCATCATCGAGAACGACGACGGCGTCGTCGAACGCTTCGTCGGTGTCACCCAGCGCGAGGACATCGAAGCGGCCCTCGAAAAAGCGAGCGCGTAA
- a CDS encoding preprotein translocase subunit Sec61beta, which produces MSKGQNSGGLMSSAGLVRYFDAEDRNAIRLDPKTVVAFGIFFGILIQVLNAL; this is translated from the coding sequence ATGAGCAAAGGCCAGAATTCCGGCGGTCTCATGTCAAGCGCCGGTCTCGTGCGCTATTTCGACGCAGAGGACCGCAACGCCATCCGCCTCGACCCGAAGACGGTCGTCGCCTTCGGCATCTTCTTTGGCATCCTGATTCAGGTGCTGAACGCACTGTAG
- the pdxT gene encoding pyridoxal 5'-phosphate synthase glutaminase subunit PdxT translates to MSLKAGVIAVQGDVSEHAEAIEKAAESLGERVTAVEIRKSGIVPDCDMLLLPGGESTAISRLLEKEGIDEEIKAHVAAGKPILATCAGLIVASEDAHDERVQTLDIIDVTVERNAFGRQKDSFEAPLDVTGLDEPFPAVFIRAPLIGEVGDDVEVLAEWDGRPVAIKDGNVIATSFHPELTADARIHRLAFFDRQ, encoded by the coding sequence ATGAGTCTGAAAGCCGGCGTCATCGCCGTTCAGGGTGACGTAAGCGAGCACGCGGAGGCCATCGAAAAGGCCGCCGAGTCGCTCGGCGAGCGCGTCACCGCAGTCGAGATTCGCAAATCTGGCATCGTCCCCGACTGCGACATGCTCCTCCTCCCCGGCGGCGAATCGACCGCCATCTCCCGATTGCTCGAAAAGGAGGGCATCGACGAGGAAATCAAAGCCCACGTCGCGGCCGGAAAGCCGATTCTCGCGACCTGTGCGGGCCTCATCGTCGCGTCCGAGGATGCCCACGACGAGCGCGTCCAGACCCTCGACATCATCGACGTGACCGTCGAGCGCAACGCCTTCGGCCGACAGAAAGACAGTTTCGAGGCCCCCCTCGACGTGACTGGTCTCGACGAACCGTTCCCGGCCGTATTCATCCGCGCGCCGCTCATCGGCGAGGTCGGCGACGACGTGGAAGTGCTCGCCGAATGGGACGGGCGCCCCGTCGCCATCAAGGACGGAAACGTCATCGCGACCTCGTTCCACCCCGAACTGACCGCTGACGCCCGCATCCACCGCCTCGCCTTTTTCGACCGGCAGTGA